From the genome of Pelosinus fermentans DSM 17108:
AGGAAGAGCCGGATGCAGGACTTGGCAATGGGGGGCTTGGGAGACTTGCTGCTTGTTTTCTGGATTCCATGGCAGCCTTATCACTTCCGGGGCATGGCTGCGGTATTCGATATACCTATGGATTGTTTGAGCAGAAAATAGTAAAGAATTATCAAGTGGAATTACCGGATAACTGGTTGAAAGATGGTTATATATGGGAATATCGTAGAACGAATAAAGCAGTAGAAGTTGCCTTTGGCGGTCATGTAAGAAGCGTAGTCAAAGCAGATGGCAGAACCTATTATTTTCATGAGAATGCGGAAGTGATATTAGCGGTTCCTTATGATATTCCTATGATCGGATATCAAAATAATACGGTCAATACTCTTAGGTTATGGAGCGCAGAATTGGCACATAACGACTGTTATTTTGCATTCCGTAACCGGAATGATTTCTTAAAAGCGATAGAATATAAGAATTCAGTGGAGCGAATTTCTAAGTACTTATATCCCGATGATACCCATCCTGAAGGGCGTCTGCTGCGATTAAAACAGGAATATTTTTTTGTTTCAGCCGGATTGCAAAGTATTCTAAAAAGATTTAAGTCTGCAAATCATAGGATTCAACTATTCCCTGACAAAATTGGTGTACATATTAATGATACACATCCAGCCTTAGCTGTTCCGGAATTGATGAGAATTTTAATTGATGAGGAGAATCTTGGTTGGGATGAGGCTTGGCAGATTACAACTAAGACCATATCCTATACCAATCATACTGTACTGCCTGAGGCTCTTGAAACATGGCCCGTGGAGATGTTTCAAAACTTGCTGCCCCGGATTTATATGATGATCGAAGAAATCAATCAGCGATTCTGTAAGGAACTTTGGGAACGATATCCTGGACAGTGGGGGCGTATCAGAGATATGGCAGTGATTGCTGATGGCGTAATACACATGGCACGTTTGGCGGTAGTAGGCAGCCATAGCGTTAATGGGGTGGCGAAGCTGCATTCGGAGATTTTGCAGCAATATCTGATGCATAATTTTTATCAATATGATCCTGCTAAATTTCATAATAAAACCAACGGCATTACTCACCGTCGCTGGTTACTAAAAGCCAATCCGCTGCTTACGGATTTAATTAATAATGCAATCGGAACCCACTGGATTGCTGATCCAAAAGAACTGCTGCTGCTGCGTAAGTACTCCCAAGATACTGTTTTTAAAGAACAATTAGCGAATATAAAGCTTAAGAATAAAATAAAGCTGGTTGATCATATTTACAGTCATTATGGGATATCTGTGAATCTTCATTCTATCTTTGATATACAAATCAAACGGATTCATGCTTATAAACGCCAAATATTAAATGTATTGCATATTATGCATCTATATAACGAATTAAAATTAAACCCTCAATTAGACATGGTGCCGCGCACGTTCATTTTCGCAGGAAAGGCTGCACCAGGCTATTATATAGCCAAACAAACGGTCAAATTAATTAATATCCTGGGATCTGTCATTAATCATGACAAAACAATACAAGATAAACTAAAAGTAGTTTTCATGGAGAATTATAGTGTATCCTTAGGGGAAATGCTGTTTCCTGCAGCCGATGTGAGTGAACAAATTTCTACTGCCAGCAAGGAAGCTTCTGGAACCGGAAATATGAAGTTTATGATGAACGGGGCTGTTACAATTGGAACATTAGATGGTGCTA
Proteins encoded in this window:
- a CDS encoding glycogen/starch/alpha-glucan phosphorylase → MDKEGFKEAYSKKLQALHGKSLEESSIHDQYIALGSLLRDYISPNWIKTNQQYKANGDKQIYYFSIEFLLGKLLDMNLLNLGVKEVCQTGLAELGIDLSVLLQEEPDAGLGNGGLGRLAACFLDSMAALSLPGHGCGIRYTYGLFEQKIVKNYQVELPDNWLKDGYIWEYRRTNKAVEVAFGGHVRSVVKADGRTYYFHENAEVILAVPYDIPMIGYQNNTVNTLRLWSAELAHNDCYFAFRNRNDFLKAIEYKNSVERISKYLYPDDTHPEGRLLRLKQEYFFVSAGLQSILKRFKSANHRIQLFPDKIGVHINDTHPALAVPELMRILIDEENLGWDEAWQITTKTISYTNHTVLPEALETWPVEMFQNLLPRIYMMIEEINQRFCKELWERYPGQWGRIRDMAVIADGVIHMARLAVVGSHSVNGVAKLHSEILQQYLMHNFYQYDPAKFHNKTNGITHRRWLLKANPLLTDLINNAIGTHWIADPKELLLLRKYSQDTVFKEQLANIKLKNKIKLVDHIYSHYGISVNLHSIFDIQIKRIHAYKRQILNVLHIMHLYNELKLNPQLDMVPRTFIFAGKAAPGYYIAKQTVKLINILGSVINHDKTIQDKLKVVFMENYSVSLGEMLFPAADVSEQISTASKEASGTGNMKFMMNGAVTIGTLDGANIEIKEAVGPENIIIFGLTAQQALDYYKHGGYNAWDVYNEDMRVKKVIEQLVNGYLPDEKEEFRPLYDYLLRNNDEFFVLKDFASYADAHRRLDDTFRQRQHWQSMCLENIAHSGLFSSDKTIREYAAETWHLGESTIRG